The following are encoded together in the Leguminivora glycinivorella isolate SPB_JAAS2020 chromosome 18, LegGlyc_1.1, whole genome shotgun sequence genome:
- the LOC125235787 gene encoding uncharacterized protein LOC125235787 → MSLIPWRMGRVLVWDATCVDTLAPSHLHGTTKKAGAAAEAAETHKRRYIRELAEKVLCAAQVTELQLRIAKLECVYNTYDEIQTKLEYMAEDDEAQLDERSEFEDLYYSSVAAAKELVTMHSKVAPSDGGSDNNTRRHPHVKCKLPTISLPKFGGSYDTWLEFRDTFDSLINNDDSIDDVNKFHYLRASLVGSAAIIVQSLALSSSNYKIAWQLLCDRYNNKRLLVNNHIKAIFNLTPITKESPTAIRHLIDTICKNIRALATLDEPTTHWDTLLVYIICQKLDNVTRREWEEFVPSCETVTFDAIIHFLSDRADLLETMAMDGPGRRASWPLAARAGAASAAHARSAVRQVKEKCFVGLDERQTNTERTKWRQAKGQLAVDTMVVIKDDNLPPLKWKLGRIVNVIPGSDGISRVADIRTSSGIIRRAFSKICPLPVDNAGNMNPFANTFGNEFQDGICRIKRSIADAVSKRRPDDDVALPVFDPATSDNGAETWYNNIAELTKEF, encoded by the exons GTTATATACGCGAGTTAGCTGAAAAAGTGTTGTGTGCGGCTCAGGTGACGGAACTTCAACTTCGGATTGCTAAATTGGAATGTGTTTACAACACGTATGATGAAATTCAAACCAAGTTGGAGTACATGGCAGAGGATGACGAGGCCCAGTTAGACGAGAGGTCTGAGTTCGAGGATTTATACTACTCGTCAGTCGCGGCGGCTAAGGAATTGGTAACCATGCATTCCAAGGTCGCGCCTAGCGATGGGGGTTCCGACAACAATACGCGGCGCCATCCACATGTAAAATGTAAGTTACCTACCATTTCTTTACCGAAGTTTGGAGGCTCGTATGATACATGGCTTGAGTTTCGTGACACATTCGATAGTTTAATTAATAATGACGACTCCATTGATGATGTAAATAAGTTTCATTATCTGCGGGCTTCATTAGTAGGAAGTGCCGCGATAATTGTACAATCCTTAGCCTTATCTAGTAGTAACTATAAAATAGCCTGGCAGTTATTATGCGATAGGTACAATAACAAGCGGTTATTGGTGAATAATCATATTAAGGCCATATTTAATTTAACCCCAATTACCAAGGAGTCGCCGACAGCTATTAGGCATCTTATAGATACGATATGTAAAAATATACGTGCGTTAGCGACCCTTGATGAACCAACCACCCATTgggatacattattagtttatATAATATGTCAAAAACTTGACAATGTTACTAGACGAGAGTGGGAGGAGTTTGTGCCTAGTTGCGAAACAGTTACTTTCGATGCTATCATACATTTCCTCAGCGACCGTGCGGATCTATTGGAAACCATGGCGATGGACGGGCCCGGGCGCCGCGCGTCCTGGCCGCTCGCCGCTCGCGCCGGCGCTGCCTCCGCTGCGCACGCGCGCTCCGCTGTGCGACAAGTTAAGGAAAAGTGTTTCGTAGGACTAGATGAACGTCAAACTAATACT GAGCGCACCAAATGGAGGCAAGCCAAGGGTCAACTTGCAGTCGACACCATGGTCGTTATTAAGGACGACAACCTGCCTCCATTAAAATGGAAGCTCGGCAGAATCGTCAACGTCATTCCTGGATCCGATGGCATCAGTCGCGTGGCCGACATCAGGACGTCATCCGGGATCATCCGTCGTGCGTTCAGCAAGATATGTCCACTACCAGTCGACAA TGCTGGAAACATGAACCCATTTGCTAATACATTTGGAAACGAGTTTCAGGATGGAATCTGCCGAATTAAAAGAAGTATCGCGGATGCTGTGTCCAAACGCCGCCCAGACGACGACGTGGCGCTACCCGTCTTCGACCCGGCCACAAGCGACAACGGTGCAGAGACGTGGTACAACAACATCGCCGAGCTTACCAAGGAGTTCTGA
- the LOC125235786 gene encoding uncharacterized protein LOC125235786: MDAQAPTGRSRTVDIEGFKLEGAAVVGVAAAASPESPDASEDELHAWRAQTAAAVPPRERPPSAAAAAARPDLAPLASDADTQPQCRTQAAQEPYPGCRSVVRAAFMRQGTPAEAADIMLASLTETTLKQYNCYLKKWHIFFKLT, encoded by the exons ATGGACGCCCAAGCACCAACAGGCAGGAGCAGGACCGTCGACATCGAGGGCTTTAAACTGGAGGGGGCAGCCGTCGTCGGCGTCGCGGCCGCCGCCTCGCCAGAGTCGCCAGACGCCAGCGAGGACGAGCTACACGCGTGGCGGGCGCAGACCGCCGCCGCCGTCCCGCCGCGCGAGCGACCGccgagcgccgccgccgcggccgcACGCCCGGACCTCGCGCCGCTAGCATCGGATGCTGATACACAACCTCAG TGTCGAACACAAGCTGCACAGGAGCCTTACCCTGGTTGCCGGAGTGTTGTCCGGGCGGCGTTCATGAGGCAAGGCACTCCTGCAGAAGCGGCAGACATCATGCTAGCGTCACTTACAGAAACCACACTTAAGCaatataattgttatttaaagaaatggcatatatttt TTAAACTGACGTAa